The DNA region GACTACGTGGGACCGATGATGGAGCTGGCGATTGACCGGCGTGGCGAGTTCGTGAAAATGGAGTACCCCACGCCCAACCGTGTGCTGCTCACCTACGACCTGCCGCTGGCGGAAATCCTGCTGGACTTCTATGACCAGCTCAAAAGCCGCTCTAAAGGGTATGCCTCGTTCGACTACGAGCCGATTGGCTACCGACCGTCCGATTTGGTGAAGCTGGACATCCTGATTAACGGCGACCCCGTGGATGCACTCAGCTTCATCACCCATCGGGAGCGGGCGTATGCACGCGGACGTGCCCTCGTGGAGAGGCTGCGGCAGGTGGTTCCCCGCCAGCAGTTCGAAGTGCGCATTCAGGCAGCCATCGGCAGCAAGGTCATCGCCGCCGAGCGCATCCCGCCCTTCCGCAAGAACGTGCTGGCGAAATGTTACGGTGGGGATGTGACGCGCAAGCGCAAGCTGCTGGAGAAACAGAAGGAAGGCAAGAAGCGCATGAAGCAGCTGGGCAACGTGGAGATACCGCAGGAGGCTTTCCTCAGCGTGCTGAAGGTGGCTGAGTAGCTCGTTGCGCTGCCAAGCTTGACTCCCGGTGAGCCTGCGGGGTATCCTTTTTTCGCTGAACGCTTGTTCAACGAAACGATCTCTGGGAAAGAGTGTATGTCCCGCAGGGAACAGGCGCAACTGCGCCGACAACAATTGATTGACGCCGCACTGCACCAGTTTGCCGAAAAAGGCTACGACGGTGCGTCGATTCGTGACATCGCCCAGGCTGCCGGCGTCACCGAGGCGTTGGTCTACCATTACTTCCGCAACAAAGAACACCTCTTCGAGGAGATGCTGAAGGCGCGCAGCTTCGCACCGGTGCTGAGGCGGGTGCTGGACGAGGCGGGTGATGAGACCCATCCGGCACAGGTACTGCACCGCGTGCTGCAGGAATTTCTGGATATGATGTATGATAACGCTTCCATGGCGCGGATGTTTATCATCGAGTTCATGCGCAACCCCATCTGCCACAAATACTTCCGCGCGATGCTCGAGGACAACACTGCAAACCTCGCCCGCTATCTGCAGCATCAGCAGCAACGGGGCGTATTTCGCACTGACATGGATGCACAGGCTGTCGCCGGGATGTTGCTCGGCCTGGCGTTTGCCGTGTTCTTTGCTTGGGGGCATTCGCCAGAACGGGAGTGGCAACAACGTCGCGACGACTTCCTCAGACACGGCGTGCCCATCTTACTGGAGGGACTTTGGGGACAAGCCGCAGACGCCAAGAACGTTTAACAAATGTTAAACGTTTGTTCCGAAGGGTATTGACGGCATACAAAAACAGAGGTATAATAGGATTCAACATGATTTGCATGATTTATATGAATTACATGGAGGCAGATGCGAATGCCAGGCAGAGTGGATTGTCGTCTGGAGGAAGCCACGTATGGCATGGTAACCGTCGGCGAGCGAGGGCAGATTGTCATACCCGCAGAGGCGCGGCGCGAGCTGGGTATCGAACCCGGAGACAAGCTCGTCATTATGAGACATCCGATGTACGCGGGCTTTATTGCCTTTAAGATGCAATCGGTGCGTGAGTTTCTCGAGATGTTCCAGCGAGAGGTCGAACGACTGGAAAGCCAGTTTGGAGAATCAGGAGGTGAGGGCGAGTGAAAGTGTTTCGCTTGTATGCAGTCTGGTTGGTTCTGGTGCTGTCGGCAGGCGCGCTGGCGCAGCAGCAACCATCCGCACTAACCCTTCAGGACAGTATCCGCATCGCATTGCAGAACAGCCGCAGCCTGCGCAGTGTGTTGCAGGACGAGCGTAAAGCCAACGCCCGTGTGCGTGAAGCGAAAGGTGCGGCACTACCTCAACTGGATGTATCGGCAAACTACCGCCGACTCGACCGCGTGCCAAAGGCGAAGTTCCCCTCGTTTGACCCAGTGTCGGGTACCTTTACCTTCAACGAAATCGAGATACAGCCCATCGACTCTGGCACTGGAACGGTGAGCCTGAGTCAGGTAGTGGACATCAGCGGAGTGGTGCGCACCGCAACGGACGCGGCTTCCCTGTTTTCCCGCATTGCGAATCTGGATGTACAGCGCACGCGCAACGAAGTGGTACTGCAGGTGAAACAGGCTTTTTATGATGTGTTGCGCGCGCAGGAACTGGTCAGGGTAGCAGAGGAGGCTTTGCAAAACGCGCAGGTGCGACGGAAGCTGGCACAAGCGGCGGTAGACGCCGGTGTCAGCCCAAAACTGGACGTGATGCGTGCGGATGCTGCTGTAGCAGCCGCGCAACAGGCGGTGATTACGGCGCGAAACGCCCTGCAGCTGGCGAAGTCCGCCTTCAACAACGTGCTGGGCAGGCGCGTAGACGAGCCTGTGGAACTGCTTCCCGTTGACGAACAGGTGCCCGATCCAGCCGATTTCAACCAGTATCTGCAGGAAGCGCTTGCCAAACGCCCGGAGATGATTCAGGCGAATCTGGGCATCTCGCTGGCGGAAAAACAGATTACCGCAGCGAAGCGCGACCAGCTGCCCACCCTCGTCGTGCGGGGGCAATGGGATTTCAACCTGAAAACCTCCACCTTCCAGCCTCGCGAGTCCAGCTTTACCACCATTACCGCCGTGCAGTTCAAGATTTGGGATAGCGGTCAGACGCAGGGGCGCGTCGAACAAGCCCGCGCCGATGTGGACAAAGCCAAAATCACCGTTGAGAACGTGCGTGAGGGTATCGCGCTGGAGGTGCGCAACGCCTACCTGAGTCTGCAGGAGGCGCGGGAGAAGGTAGCGGCGGCAGAAAAAGGGTTACAGGCGGCTACCGAAAGCCTGCGCGTGGCGCGATTGCGATACGAGGCGGGCGTTTCCAACCAGCTGGAACTAAGCGATGCGGAGCTCGCCTACACGCAGGCTGAACAGAACCTCGTTAATGCCCGCTACGACCTGCGCGTGGCATGGGCGCGCCTCGAGAAAGCGATGGGCAGGTATGCGCAAACACCATAAGGAGAGAAGGCGTCACATGAGTTCACAAAGGAGGAGCACTGCCGTGTACCGGAAGGCAATTATCACGGGGTTCACCTTGCTGGGACTGACTATTCTGCTGGGCGGATGTGCCCGGCGTGCAGCTGTGTCTACCGCGCAGGAGGCAGCCGCGCCGGCAACCGCTGTGGCGGTCGTGAGTGCCCGAACTGGCGACATTCCGTTCACCATCTCGGTAACAGGCTCGCTGCAGACCCTCGATGACGTGATGCTCTCGGCGAAGATACCGGGCAAGATTGCCAGTGTCTTCGTGCGGGAGGGCGATTCGGTGCGAGCCGGACAGGTTGTGGTACAACAGGACACCAAGGACCTCGAGGCGCAGTTACGCCAGGCGGAAGCAGCGCTGAAATCGGCGCGGGCGCGCTTACAGCAGGCACAGACCGCTCTGGAGCTGCAGCCCACCCAGAACGAGACCAGCCTGCGTCAGGCGGAAGCAGCGCTGGAAGCGGCGAAGGCTCGCCTGCGGGCACTGGAGACAGGAGCACGCCGACAGGAACGTCAACAGGTAGAACAACAGGTCGCCTCGGCGAAGGCGAATCTGGAAAACGCCCAGGCGAATCTGGAACGGGTGCGCCGTTTGTACCAGCAAGATGCCGTTTCCAGGCAACAGCTGGATGCCGCACAAACCGCCTACGACATCGCTCTGGCGCAGTATCGCACGGCGCAGGAGCAGCTGAGCCTGGTGCAGGAAGGTCCGCGCCAGGAGGAGATCGACGCGCAGCGGGCACTGGTCAAACAGGCGGAAGAGGCAGTGCGTCTGGCTCGAACCGGTGACCTGCAGCTGCGCGTGCGCCAGGATGAAGTCAACGCGGCAAAAGCACTGGTGGCACAGGCAGAGGCAGGTCTGTTCTACGCTCGCCAGCAGTACGAAAGCGCGTTTATTCGCTCTCCGATCAACGGCATTGTGGCGATGCGTGCGGCGCAACCTGGGCAGATGGCGGGAGCGGGAACGCCCCTCCTGCGGATAGTCAACCTGAACGCTATCTTCTTCGAAGCGCGCGTTTCCGAGACGGAGGTGCGCCACGTTCGCGTGGGACAGCCGGTAAACGTCACGGTGGACGCCTATCCGGGTAAGACGTTTCGCGGCGTGGTAAGCCGGATCTACCCGGTGGGTTCGGAAGGCTCACGCGACTTCATCGTGCGCGTGGATATGCGTAACGAGGACGGTTTGCTCAAGCCGCAAATGTTTGCGCGAGGCGAGATACTGGTGGATGTGCACCGCAACGTTGTGTTGATTCCGAAGGATGCACTGCTCACTCAGGACGGCAAGCGGGTGGTGTATGTGGTGAAGGAGGGCGTTGCGCGACGGGTGGTGGTGCAGACTGGCTATATCAACGGTGCGAACGCCGAGGTGCGCGGCGTTCCCGTCGGGGCGCAGGTGGTCGTGCAGGGACAGGAAAACCTGCGTGACGGCGATAAGGTGCGTGTGGAGCAGTTGCAAACAGCGGAAGCCGCCACGTCGGGCGGCTCATAGACCCTGGCAGGAGGAATAGCGAGTATGTGGCTAACCAGTATCGCCATACGGCGTCCGGTTTTCATCCTGATGGTCTTCTCCGCGCTGGCGGTGCTCGGCTGGACGGCGGCGAGCAAAATGCGCGTGGAGCTGAACCCGAATGTGAACTTCCCGTTTGTCACCATAGTGACGGTATATCCGGGTGCGGGTCCGCGCGAGGTGGAAACGCTCATCTCCAAACCGATTGAGGATGCGGTCAACGGCATCAACGGTGTCAAGAACGTCACATCGGTCTCTCAAGAAGGCATCTCGCTGGTCGCTATTGAGTTCAACCTGGGCGTCGATTCGAGTCAGGCAACTGCCGATGTGCGGGAGAAGGTAGATGCCATCCGCGCCTCCTTGCCGCGCGATGCGCTGTCGCCGTCCATATCCAAACTGGACATCAACGCCTTCCCGGTGCTCTATTACGGCATGTCCAGCGAACGTCCCAGCAAACAGCTGCGCTACATTGCAGAGGAAATCGTCAGCAACCGATTGGCGCGAGTGCCGGGCGTTGCGTCCGTCACCGTGCTGGGCGGGGACAGGCGCGAAATCCGCGTGGAGGTGGACCAGGGTCGCCTGGACGCATACGGGCTGAATATTATGCAGGTGGTGCAGGCGCTGCAGGCGGCGAACCTCAATGTGCCTGGCGGTCGCATCGAGGAACAGCGGCGGGAATATGCCATCCGCGTGGTGGGCGAGTTCGAAAACCTGGACCAGATACGCAACGTGCGTATTCCCGTTACGAACCGCATGAACCCGATGGGCGCTCCCAACGTGATACATCTTTCCGATGTGGCGCAGATCAAGGACGATGTAGCAGAGCGGACGGAAGACGCGCGTGTGAACCAGCGCAATACCGTTGCCATCATCATCACCAAAGCGGCGGACGCCAACACCGTCGAGGTGTGCGAAGGGGTCAAGAAGGAAATCGAGCTGCTCAAGCGGGAACTGCCCCGAGACATCGAATTCGTGCTCACGCAGGACCAGTCCAAGTTCGTGCTGGAGAGCCTGACCGACCTGCGCGTGGCACTGTTCCTGGCGATATTCCTGGCAGTGTCCATTGTCTACCTTTTCCTGCACAACATCCGCGGCACGTTCATCGTGTCGCTGGCGATCCCGACCTCTATCGTCAGTACCTTCCTGGTGATGTACGGCTTCGGATTTACCCTGAACACCATGACCATGCTGGCGCTATCGCTGGCGGTGGGCATTCTGGTGGACGACTCCATCGTGGTGCTGGAGAACATTTTCCGTCATCTCACCCGGGGCGAGGAGCCGGCGGAAGCCGCGTTGAACGGGCGTTCCGAAATCGGTCTGGCGGCGATTACCATCAC from Bacillota bacterium includes:
- a CDS encoding TetR/AcrR family transcriptional regulator, translating into MSRREQAQLRRQQLIDAALHQFAEKGYDGASIRDIAQAAGVTEALVYHYFRNKEHLFEEMLKARSFAPVLRRVLDEAGDETHPAQVLHRVLQEFLDMMYDNASMARMFIIEFMRNPICHKYFRAMLEDNTANLARYLQHQQQRGVFRTDMDAQAVAGMLLGLAFAVFFAWGHSPEREWQQRRDDFLRHGVPILLEGLWGQAADAKNV
- a CDS encoding AbrB/MazE/SpoVT family DNA-binding domain-containing protein, which produces MRMPGRVDCRLEEATYGMVTVGERGQIVIPAEARRELGIEPGDKLVIMRHPMYAGFIAFKMQSVREFLEMFQREVERLESQFGESGGEGE
- a CDS encoding TolC family protein, translating into MKVFRLYAVWLVLVLSAGALAQQQPSALTLQDSIRIALQNSRSLRSVLQDERKANARVREAKGAALPQLDVSANYRRLDRVPKAKFPSFDPVSGTFTFNEIEIQPIDSGTGTVSLSQVVDISGVVRTATDAASLFSRIANLDVQRTRNEVVLQVKQAFYDVLRAQELVRVAEEALQNAQVRRKLAQAAVDAGVSPKLDVMRADAAVAAAQQAVITARNALQLAKSAFNNVLGRRVDEPVELLPVDEQVPDPADFNQYLQEALAKRPEMIQANLGISLAEKQITAAKRDQLPTLVVRGQWDFNLKTSTFQPRESSFTTITAVQFKIWDSGQTQGRVEQARADVDKAKITVENVREGIALEVRNAYLSLQEAREKVAAAEKGLQAATESLRVARLRYEAGVSNQLELSDAELAYTQAEQNLVNARYDLRVAWARLEKAMGRYAQTP
- a CDS encoding efflux RND transporter periplasmic adaptor subunit, yielding MYRKAIITGFTLLGLTILLGGCARRAAVSTAQEAAAPATAVAVVSARTGDIPFTISVTGSLQTLDDVMLSAKIPGKIASVFVREGDSVRAGQVVVQQDTKDLEAQLRQAEAALKSARARLQQAQTALELQPTQNETSLRQAEAALEAAKARLRALETGARRQERQQVEQQVASAKANLENAQANLERVRRLYQQDAVSRQQLDAAQTAYDIALAQYRTAQEQLSLVQEGPRQEEIDAQRALVKQAEEAVRLARTGDLQLRVRQDEVNAAKALVAQAEAGLFYARQQYESAFIRSPINGIVAMRAAQPGQMAGAGTPLLRIVNLNAIFFEARVSETEVRHVRVGQPVNVTVDAYPGKTFRGVVSRIYPVGSEGSRDFIVRVDMRNEDGLLKPQMFARGEILVDVHRNVVLIPKDALLTQDGKRVVYVVKEGVARRVVVQTGYINGANAEVRGVPVGAQVVVQGQENLRDGDKVRVEQLQTAEAATSGGS